One region of Plasmodium vivax chromosome 7, whole genome shotgun sequence genomic DNA includes:
- a CDS encoding DNA-directed RNA polymerase II, putative (encoded by transcript PVX_099560A) produces the protein MNAHAKDAAKRHEVEITKLTKDEMTFVLHNSNTGMANALRRIMLSEIPTLAIDVVNVYENTSPFHDEFLAHRLGLIPIDSTNVKNFEFREKCKCKETCSKCTIQYLIQVKCNNVSKIEITHHDIESVEHEPNVPMPVPLEDRNNQMAESNAIPIVTLSKNQTLHMKLIATKGIGKMHAKWIPANVSYRIDHKVAIKHHLINSLSREHKLLLANSLNKNCYVLKNAEAHDREVSLRLNENMSVVMAESCIEFLNELGYKDVVKIIYDETKFHFKVESVGSMPPEQVVEMAIEILENKLKTLEPQIKASYYSIDEVAKQLKEQGVSLYGIQLDLE, from the coding sequence ATGAACGCGCACGCGAAGGACGCCGCGAAGCGGCACGAAGTGGAAATTACCAAGCTGACGAAGGACGAAATGACGTTCGTGCTGCACAACAGCAACACGGGCATGGCGAACGCGCTAAGAAGAATCATGCTGTCGGAAATCCCAACACTAGCCATCGACGTGGTGAATGTATACGAAAACACGAGTCCATTCCACGACGAATTCCTAGCACACAGATTAGGGTTAATACCTATCGACAGcacaaatgttaaaaatttcgaatttagggaaaaatgcaaatgcaaaGAGACCTGCTCGAAGTGCACCATTCAGTATTTGATCCAAGTGAAATGCAACAATGTTagcaaaattgaaataacTCATCATGATATTGAGTCTGTGGAACATGAGCCGAACGTTCCCATGCCTGTCCCCTTGGAGGATAGAAACAACCAGATGGCGGAGAGCAATGCCATTCCAATTGTTACTTTATCTAAAAATCAAACGTTGCATATGAAGCTAATAGCCACGAAAGGAATAGGAAAAATGCATGCCAAGTGGATTCCTGCAAATGTGTCCTACAGAATTGACCACAAGGTTGCCATCAAACATCACCTAATCAATTCCCTATCCAGGGAACATAAGCTTTTGCTAGCCAACagcttaaataaaaattgctacgttttgaaaaatgcaGAGGCTCATGATAGGGAGGTGTCCCTAAGGctaaatgaaaatatgagCGTCGTCATGGCAGAGAGCTGTATTGAATTTCTAAACGAATTGGGATACAAAGACGTggttaaaattatttacgatGAGACGAAGTTTCATTTTAAGGTCGAGTCTGTTGGGTCCATGCCGCCCGAGCAGGTTGTCGAAATGGCCATTGAAATTTTGGAGAACAAGTTGAAGACGCTGGAGCCCCAAATCAAGGCCTCCTACTACTCCATCGACGAGGTCGCCAAGCAGCTCAAGGAGCAGGGCGTCTCCCTCTACGGAATTCAGCTCGACCTCGAGTGA
- a CDS encoding hypothetical protein, conserved (encoded by transcript PVX_099565A), whose amino-acid sequence MASRLRVSESLERDEQMEAKLSTSMNIKSLAHVLTDIQKLKRTEEMKRYSTFDRRISFLKRNSKIKRANYKSGRKILETRLSAVDCELVKIPGDGNCLFRSISCNLFNQQKYHMYVRRKCVEHMLHFQEEFSIYFEEGTFHEYAKKMSQNGYWGDELCIKATADAFDCVIYIITSTEDNWHLKYESKHRTEGEHKKCVFLAYTSPTHYDSFRLTRS is encoded by the coding sequence ATGGCGAGCCGCCTGCGGGTCTCCGAGAGCCTCGAGCGAGACGAGCAAATGGAAGCAAAGCTGAGCACGAGCATGAACATAAAAAGTTTAGCTCACGTGTTGACAGACATACAGAAGCTAAAACGGACAGAAGAAATGAAGCGATACAGCACATTCGACAGaagaatttcatttttaaaaagaaacagcAAAATCAAAAGAGCCAATTACAAATctggaagaaaaattttagaaaCAAGACTCTCAGCAGTCGACTGCGAATTGGTAAAAATTCCAGGAGATGGCAACTGTCTCTTTCGATCAATTTCTTGCAATTTATTTAACCAGCAAAAATatcatatgtatgtacggaGGAAGTGTGTGGAGCACATGCTGCATTTCCAGGAGGagttttccatttattttgaGGAGGGCACTTTTCACGAGTATGCAAAAAAGATGTCTCAGAATGGCTACTGGGGGGATGAGCTCTGCATCAAGGCCACGGCAGATGCCTTCGACTGcgttatttatattatcacGTCCACTGAGGATAACTGGCATTTGAAATATGAGTCCAAGCATCGAACGGAGGGGGAGCACAAGAAGTGCGTTTTTCTCGCCTACACCAGCCCCACGCACTACGACTCATTTAGGCTCACTCGGTCGTGA
- a CDS encoding NADPH-cytochrome p450 reductase, putative (encoded by transcript PVX_099570A), protein MNPRASRLLLQGSLFCACAVFLAWKGRHSPLLGKVTNILRRILGLKSERSIEENDQIRDNVKIYFGSQGGTAEQFSKELSTNLRDIFKIKAEVIDLEYFKKEEISKFGVRIFIVATYGDGEPTDNACAFFKWLKSLSDDNGYFRNTLYSIMGLGSKQYKHFNKVAKKLANYLAKFKARQISENVFGDDDDNIYQDFEIWKKKFFKELVKLLHLKEDIIPVHIVAENAVELVDWTALPEVNLGIQYGEEVVAVGGAANGEAAKGEAADGAVGGAPPGENEPTILPHQTTDITGKFFFNHHRGRVISNENLLKNVNDSADDDKVNRIVIAVEKVSFKAADTFVVLAKNPRRVTSWWLKRLGLDDTDGKKRFTFVPRNVMEKPPTGSPQSSSNLNALPSSRPQDPPPVCVPFPTPCSVEDALAYYCDLTTIPRVNILKKFKCFIKDVEERKMFNHILSNKQRSTFFNICKEADMTFIEFVDIFMAKAEFELTPFLQLIPRNVPKSYTISSSPKEAEDTISLTVKKKQYPIHSLRKALKGFKSNDMLPPISEQKLRELCSRRWFKGASSFYLTEELSPNDSVKFNLKSSKFCFPPYLESTNIIMIATGTGIAPFKAFITEFKHFDQMCVQNGIAKRAKRILFFGCRKREIDFLYEREIADAEQGKHIDQVFLAFSRDQHEKVYVQDLILERKDLVWSLIQKGAYVYVCGNSNMSRDVNKTINSLPMHYKQNNKKFTKKLKKEGRYVEEMW, encoded by the coding sequence ATGAACCCGCGGGCGAGCAGGCTCCTCCTGCAGGGGTCGCTCTTCTGCGCCTGCGCGGTGTTCCTCGCCTGGAAGGGCAGGCACTCCCCCCTCTTGGGAAAAGTGACAAACATTTTAAGAAGAATCCTCGGCTTGAAGAGTGAAAGATCCATTGAGGAAAACGACCAAATTAGGGACAACGTGAAGATATACTTTGGCAGCCAAGGAGGAACGGCGGAGCAGTTTTCCAAAGAACTGAGCACAAATCTAAGggacattttcaaaataaaagcagAGGTAATCGATTTGGaatatttcaaaaaggaagagataTCAAAATTTGGGGTGCGGATATTCATCGTGGCGACTTATGGAGATGGAGAGCCTACAGACAATgcatgtgccttttttaagtGGCTCAAAAGTCTGAGCGATGACAATGGGTATTTTAGGAACACCTTATATTCCATCATGGGATTAGGAAGCAAACAGTATAAGCACTTTAACAAAGTTGCGAAAAAGCTAGCCAATTATCTAGCCAAATTTAAGGCAAGACAGATTAGCGAAAATGTATTTGGGGATGATGATGACAATATATATCAGGACTTtgaaatttggaaaaagaaattttttaaggaaCTGGTCAAACTGCTCCATTTGAAGGAGGACATCATTCCGGTGCACATTGTCGCGGAAAATGCGGTCGAGTTGGTGGACTGGACGGCCCTTCCGGAGGTAAATCTGGGCATTCAGTACGGGGAAGAAGTAGTAGCGGTGGGAGGGGCCGCTAACGGGGAGGCCGCTAAGGGAGAGGCCGCTGACGGAGCGGTGGGAGGGGCCCCCCCCGGTGAAAACGAGCCAACGATTTTGCCCCACCAAACGACGGACATAACGGGCAAGTTCTTCTTCAACCACCACAGGGGAAGGGTCATATCGAATGAGAACCTcctgaaaaatgtgaacgaCAGTGCTGACGATGATAAGGTCAATCGTATAGTCATCGCCGTGGAGAAGGTCTCCTTCAAAGCAGCTGACACGTTTGTTGTGTTAGCGAAAAACCCGAGGCGAGTCACCTCCTGGTGGTTGAAGCGGTTAGGCTTAGACGATACAGACGGGAAAAAGAGATTCACCTTTGTGCCTAGGAACGTAATGGAGAAGCCCCCCACAGGATCTCCCCAGAGTAGTTCCAATTTGAATGCCTTACCAAGCAGTCGTCCGCaggaccccccccctgtgtgtgtCCCCTTCCCCACGCCATGCAGCGTGGAAGACGCCCTGGCATACTACTGCGACTTGACGACCATACCGAGGGTGAACATCTTGAAGAAGTTCAAGTGCTTCATTAAAGATGTGGAGGAACGCAAAATGTTTAATCATATCCTTTCCAATAAGCAGAGAAGTACCTTTTTCAACATTTGCAAAGAGGCAGATATGACCTTCATCGAATTTGTAGACATATTCATGGCTAAAGCTGAGTTCGAGTtaaccccatttttgcaactaATTCCGAGGAATGTTCCCAAAAGTTACACCATTTCTTCATCCCCTAAGGAAGCGGAAGACACCATCTCTTTAACCGTTAAGAAGAAACAGTACCCTATTCATTCTCTTAGAAAGGCTCTGAAAGGGTTTAAAAGTAACGATATGCTTCCCCCCATAAGTGAGCAGAAGTTACGAGAACTTTGCAGCAGGCGATGGTTTAAAGGTGCATCCTCCTTCTACCTAACGGAGGAATTATCCCCAAATGATAGcgtaaaatttaatttgaaatcttccaaattttgttttcccccctaTTTGGAGTCGACCAACATTATCATGATCGCCACTGGGACGGGAATTGCCCCCTTCAAAGCGTTCATAACGGAATTTAAGCATTTCGACCAAATGTGTGTGCAGAATGGAATAGCCAAGAGGGCCAAGCGAATCCTCTTCTTCGGATGCAGAAAGAGAGAAATAGACTTCCTCTACGAAAGGGAAATTGCGGATGCTGAGCAAGGGAAGCATATCGATCAAGTGTTTCTCGCTTTCTCAAGAGATCAACATGAAAAGGTTTATGTGCAGGATTTAATTCTGGAGAGGAAGGACCTTGTCTGGAGTTTGATTCAAAAGGGGGCCTACGTCTACGTTTGTGGCAACAGCAACATGAGCAGGGATGTGAACAAAACGATTAACAGCTTGCCCATGCATTACAAACAAAACAATAAGAAATTTACCAAAAAGTTGAAGAAGGAGGGCCGCTATGTGGAAGAAATGTGGTGA
- a CDS encoding MAC/Perforin domain containing protein (encoded by transcript PVX_099575A), with protein MAVQRGAFMLAIYSAVVANVLYDFLTHSVCRKRPRARPHVCASGVKEGEAGQNREMSKKNSDILHFLQQERALHSGGLNGGRKIPLERVPTDGKSTHRVRSINFHEVRNGGNASTSDADDCESTPQGCRNSGVRNFVHLMKGIGEINTVKKEDSMESEENVYNDQHHTVLVYDGVDEEKDLYNKYKEEREDGMSTVVIQGTEYLGVGYDFIFGNPIGDPFLKVDPGYRDSIIKLTYPKSDVDYPDSYVNINPNGSYVRNEISCNRSENASEISTMSEYTKELSVDASIGASYGFFGSFSASTGYTSVSNTIAKKKFRLFMLKSYCFKYMASLSQYSQWKLSDQFVRAISLLPSYFNSLQYDGTYCTEEEFRDNRKTEKCGHSVESWMYFFKNFGTHVSTLIHLGGKITQQVKISKNEYKAMNESGLSVSVSGSAGIGLFKAKASASTNSNEASDEQSTNSSTEKETVIIGGTTIYDPNDPKNFEKWAKSIKDNPMPIKGEYEPLSRILPIRLTKVYEEALQFYISVNVPLNLGQITNDEMKRYNVKDQLMKSTKVYGSGTGLVVLECEEKKNFILGFSLSVPNDLTVLKDFYINTCDEDADKCYSKMSDSAYNYLFAMCHDEMIPFLEQKVKSGSGLLTLECSEKNQVILFGFGISVLNSNDPISIAIYPCKYGKPSCSMQGPTDQSAVGLWVVCGHEESQNSKFSINVRKMVQENVSGKKKKPIDICPEQVLFNLIFEFTRTPLNKRKGSCFTVNDVCPKDFHVCSDKKHMKGFNYYSVSVY; from the coding sequence ATGGCCGTTCAAAGGGGAGCATTCATGTTGGCCATATACTCAGCGGTAGTGGCGAACGTGCTTTACGACTTCTTAACCCACAGCGTATGTAGGAAGCGCCCGAGAGCGAGACCCCACGTTTGCGCCTCAGGTGtgaaggagggggaagcgggccAAAACAGAGAgatgtcaaaaaaaaacagtgacattcttcattttttgcagcaAGAGCGGGCACTACATAGTGGGGGATTAAacggagggagaaaaatccCTCTGGAGAGAGTGCCCACCGATGGGAAAAGCACACACCGGGTTCGTAGCATCAACTTCCATGAGGTGCGAAACGGTGGAAATGCCTCCACATCTGATGCGGACGATTGTGAGAGCACCCCTCAGGGGTGCCGCAACAGCGGGGTGAGAAACTTCGTGCATCTGATGAAAGGAATTGGGGAGATCAACACagtgaagaaggaggacaGCATGGAGAGTGAAGAAAATGTCTACAACGATCAACACCATACAGTGCTTGTGTACGACGGAGTGGACGAGGAAAAGGATCTATACAATAAGTACAAAGAAGAGAGAGAAGATGGTATGTCTACAGTGGTCATACAGGGAACAGAGTACCTAGGGGTGGGTTACGatttcatttttggaaaCCCAATTGGTGATCCCTTCTTGAAGGTAGATCCTGGGTACCGAGATTCTATCATAAAATTGACGTACCCCAAATCAGATGTGGATTATCCGGACAGTTATGTGAATATAAACCCAAATGGGTCCTACGTGCGAAATGAAATTTCGTGTAATAGGTCAGAAAATGCAAGCGAAATAAGTACAATGAGTGAGTATACAAAGGAGCTCTCCGTCGATGCGTCTATAGGGGCTTCCTACGGGTTCTTCGGTTCTTTTTCCGCCTCTACGGGGTACACGAGTGTGTCTAATACGATAGCGAAGAAGAAATTTCGGCTGTTCATGTTGAAAAGCTACTGTTTTAAGTACATGGCGTCTTTATCTCAGTACTCGCAGTGGAAGCTGAGCGATCAGTTCGTAAGGGCAATTTCGTTACTACCGTCCTACTTCAATTCGTTGCAGTATGACGGGACTTACTGCACCGAGGAAGAGTTCCGAGATAATcgaaaaacggaaaagtgCGGGCACAGCGTGGAGTCCTGgatgtacttttttaaaaatttcggAACCCACGTTTCGACCCtcatccatttggggggaaaaataacacagcaAGTGAAGATAtccaaaaatgaatacaaagCGATGAATGAAAGTGGGCTATCTGTATCTGTGAGTGGGTCCGCTGGGATTGGCCTATTCAAAGCTAAGGCCTCGGCAAGCACTAACTCGAATGAGGCAAGCGATGAACAGAGTACTAACTCGAgcacagaaaaggaaaccgTCATTATAGGGGGGACCACCATATATGATCCGAATGATCCCAagaattttgaaaaatgggCAAAGAGTATAAAAGACAATCCGATGCCCATAAAGGGGGAGTACGAGCCTTTGTCTAGAATTCTACCCATCAGGTTAACAAAGGTATACGAGGAAGCACTGCAGTTTTACATCTCTGTGAATGTCCCGTTGAACCTGGGGCAGATTACAAATGATGAGATGAAGCGGTACAATGTGAAGGACCAGCTGATGAAATCCACCAAGGTGTATGGAAGTGGAACTGGGTTGGTAGTCCTCGAATgtgaagagaagaaaaatttcattCTAGGCTTCTCCCTTTCAGTGCCTAACGATTTAACTGTGCTGAAAGATTTCTACATAAACACATGTGATGAGGATGCCGATAAGTGCTACTCCAAGATGAGCGACAGTGCATACAACTACCTCTTCGCCATGTGCCATGATGAAATGATTCCTTTCCTGGAGCAGAAGGTAAAGTCAGGCAGTGGCTTACTAACCCTGGAGTGCTCCGAGAAGAACCAAGTCATTTTATTTGGCTTTGGAATAAGTGTGCTAAATTCGAATGACCCTATATCGATTGCCATATACCCGTGCAAATATGGGAAGCCATCTTGCTCCATGCAAGGGCCAACGGACCAGTCGGCTGTCGGCCTGTGGGTGGTGTGCGGCCACGAGGAGTCCCAAAATTCCAAGTTCTCCATAAACGTCCGCAAAATGGTGCAGGAAAACGTGTCCggcaagaagaagaagcctATAGACATATGCCCCGAACAGGTGCTGTTCAACCTCATTTTTGAGTTTACGCGGACGCCCCTGAACAAGCGCAAGGGATCGTGCTTCACGGTGAACGACGTCTGCCCCAAGGACTTCCACGTCTGCTCGGATAAGAAGCACATGAAGGGGTTTAACTACTACTCGGTGTCGGTGTATTAG